The stretch of DNA tgtgtgtgtgtgtaaatatatttgtaaatccCAGTATCTACGGTGTTctcctttttgaggactggtgtctCTCCCTtagttatttggagggaggtttaagGGATAGATATAGAGTGCTTGAGACTCTATTAAAATTGTTGACTTGTATTGACATGGTGTCAATAATATATTCAGTGCTGAATGGAGATGTAATATATAGGTCAAGAAAATAATACAACTAAGGAAAAATTAAGAAAATACAGTAGCTAATTAAGATAACTGAATTCCATTTCTTAAATACCCATTAATTACTGATTATATGGACTGACATCTTTCAATGGTTAAACTCTTAATAAGAATACCTTATCCTTCTACTTTCTGACATAGGGAAATAACTCAGGTTTCTGTGTTGAAGGTGTTAACGATGTCAGGAATTGGTAAAACCTGAGATTTATTTAAGTCCATTCTGTACTGCACTGACACAGATAGGGACATTCTTACTGAGCAGTCTTCTGCTCATTTTGACTTTTTAATTGTCAGTCATTGGACAGGGGCACATTGGCCCAAATCCGTTTTCTGGATTATCTCGCATTTTcaccccaaaatccattttgcggtgtaaaatctgcaaacagatgtggtcggttttaatccgcgtTGATTCATCAAAAAAcctccattggatacaacccccggacggatttgtagaatccaatctgcggaatCAGCAATCCGTTAGTGGAATCTTAAGAATCATAAGAATCTGCACATTGGATTCCACAAATCCGTCCACGAGTTGCGTAATCCtctgagtgtattggtaataataaaaaatccgcacAAAGCTAATCGCTCTTTTtcagattgatccactgaaatgcGCAGACCAATGGAACCAACCGATCCACATTagatccaaatccgccaaaaATATTGCCTATTAGTCATTTGAGTGACGCGTGTACATTATTTTCTCCATGTACCACTGTTTGCTCCAAAACTGCCATGTGATCCTTGTTCATTTTGTAATTTCAGCGAGGAGTGGGAAGGAAAGGAAGACAAAGCAAGAagagcagtgaaacgcgttgtcaAATGCGATCTCACCAAAGATAACCCTTTAGAACCTGTTGTCCTACCACAGGTGGACTGTCTCCTCTGCATATTTGTCTTACAGGTTGTTAGCAAGGACCACCAGGCTTTCTGTAGCAACCTGAAAAAACTAGCGTCAATGCTAAAAACTGGGGGACACATGTTACTAATTGGGACGTATAATAATTCGGGCTATATGGTTGGTGAGCACAAGTTCTTCAGTCTGTCATATGATGAGGCGTTTATAAGAGAGGCTGTTTGTGATGCAGGATTCATCATTGAGAATTTGGAAGCATTGCCTACTAAAAAGACCAGCACTTTCTCAGATTATGACCATGTTATGTTTCTGATAGCATGCAAGGAGAGGGAGGTTTAGTGATAATAGGTAATACTATACAACCATGTATCTGACACTTTACCTACTGAATGGCAAAAATACAGCAAATATCTCAATGGCTACTTACTGTCAAATAAATTACCATATTTCTAGGAATTGTAAATGTGTAAGTGTAACTGCAGTGACATGACAGTATGTGTTtgcatatatttatttgtgtacaCATAGTatatgtacatgtacagtatgacaatACCTTTTTTATCTTTCTACATTCATCGCTAATTTGGGTTACATTTTTATAGTATTATAGATTATAAGTATAATCTTAATCTAAGTCTAACATATTAGTAAAGATCTCATCCCCCTTATTACCCGTATCataataattaaattaaataaattcctaataagaaaaaTTCTGCGTCTCTACGCACCCttcttttcccattttattttccCAAAACAATCTGCCACATCTGTAGCGGCACAAGTCTAcaattctgcatcagatgtaagcaACTGTTCTTACACACGCCAAAGCCCTGCTAAGAAAAAATGGGGCGGTGTGTCAAACTCACACTTTTCTGTACTTTGATGCATAAACCccttagagcagtggtgggcaactgcagtcctcaagggccaccaccaggtcaggtatTTAGGCTCTCCATACTTCATCACAGGTTAGAAAAAAGACAAGACACAGTGAAAAATGCTAATAGTGAAGTACAATTTAgtaattaaaattatattaaaagttgagtattgtgcgtacatcaaaatagaTCAAAACAGGCATATCATGTAACACGACATGAGTTACCGAACACCAGGTTGGTAGTTGGTCAGGAATTGAAGGACACCGTCAGTTTTCTCACACAGGTAGGTTGGTCTGTCTCTCTCAAAGGCACGATCGCTCTTCCTGGTCATCAACATCTTATCTTGTAAACCCTCCAAAAGCTTCGGTGTATGGCAACACTCCAAGGGCAGGATCCTGTGTATTCGGTATAAAGAAGTCTCAAAATGTTTCATATTAACAGGGAGATCTCTTTCCTCACCGCTGGTCACAGAATCAAACAAAGTCCATATGCGGTTAGCCCGCAGAGGTAACCAGGGCAGGGTGTTAGCAGCACTGCAGTAATAAACCGCTGAGAGCTCAGAGCATACACTGGTAAAGGCTATCTTGTGATGACACTTAACGCGCCATACAACACTTCAACCAGAATAAATTCATTAGCAGATAGTAGTAACACAATGATATTGTCATTACCAATCAGAGAAGGTAGCAGGTTATACTTTAtacatcctacgcgtttcatagcagcgaggccacttcatcagggaataatttaGGAGTAATATCAGGTGCATTAAATACCCGGTGATCTCCCGTGATTGGTCGGACCTTAATTGGGTATACGTCCAATCACAGTCGAACAGAGGAGAATACCACaactaaaaaacacacaaatttaaacaatttattaaaatatatattagaatatataacCACCAAAAATAGTACATAATTATCACCATCATATTAAAGATTGATGCTGAAAAGTAAAAACGGAAATGGTCAGAGTAccaagaatatatataaaaatgtataaagatatataaatataaaccTAACAGGAATATATCTACAATATATAACGCATTCACACAAAAAACATGAGGATGgtgtaaatataatataatactgAAAATACACATAGATTAATATTGAGAATAGACATAAATTTGATATAAGGGACTAATATAaagaccaaatgtctatatcttcgTTTAGTCCCTCTGGTGCAAGTGTATCCAACTGGTGAATCCAGAAAGTTTCTtgatctccccctctcctatcacGGGATACATATTTAATACCCTTGAAGGTAAGGGACGCGGGATCTTTATTATGACATATCGCAAAGTGACGAGATAAGCTATGCTTATCAAAACCATTTTTTATGTTTCTGATGTGTTCCTGTATGCGAACTTTCAAGCAGCGttttgtgcggcccacatattgggaACCAAAAGCGCATTCAGGAAGATATACTCTGTATGCAGAATTACAAGTGATGAAATCAAACACCTCATTAGTTGTTTTAGACAAAAAAGTTTTTCTCATGGGGTGCAAAAACTTGCAAATTGAGCACTTCCTACAGCCAAAATTGCCCGATGGTTTAGTGCCTAACAGGTAACCTCCCTATAATTAATGATGTCCTGTCCAATGTCACTTGGTGCTAATAGTTTTTTAAATTTTTAGATAGAATGGGATCAGTACAAAGTATCCCCCAATGTTGTTAAACAATATTTTCAATTTTCTTATTAATAGAATTATAGTTAAGTAAAAATCCCTGaacaacagggcattactggccaataatgcccaggttggaagagttgaaggccccccgaggtgaagccgagggactttaagctagccagggcattattggccagtaatgcctgttctgaggggattattactattataggctaaatgtagttttttttatataaaataatacacttttgtGAAGATATATAACTTGGAACTacgctgatgcacctgtgtaggaaaaagacgtaaagtagcaaatgagaggggagagaggtggtggtgggggggaggggagagaggtggtggaggggggggggaagagagagacgtgatgggggggagaagagaaataggtgaggggggagaagagagggaggtgagggtggTGTgtggaatccgttcctgggtttggtggGAGCTCACTCTTGCGGAGCTGGTGTGCTCTCAAACAAACCTCCCATTGGATTTGCCAGCACTGTTACCTGTATTTGCAATCACtgctgctctgtctctctgctctggcattggaggaaatcccacacacccctgttttGGGATTGGCTATTCTCCCTTCTTATACTGGCCCCTCCCTTTGACtcatggctgagcataattcaagTTCACTTGGATGTAAAAGTGTTTGCCACAACACTCCTGCCTTAGCCTTGTTCCTATGACCTGCTGCATTCAACCCTGGCAGCGGTCTGTTCCtttgctgaagcgctggatccccagtgctactcGTGCCTTGTTACTGATACCtgctgcagaggtctgcttcctgtgctgaagcgctggatccccagtgctacttTTGCCTTGTTCCAGAGACCTGCTACTGAGGtctgctgcctgtgctgaagctctggATTCCCAGTGCCTGCCTTATCCTGTTTCTGAGACCACCTGCATTCaacccaggcagaggtctgcttcctggtacctgtgctgaagcgctggatccccagcacCAGCCTTGCCTTATTCCTGTGACCTGCATTCTCCCTTTGCCGAGACATTATCTTGGGTCactcccgctcctcgcgcagaggccttTCCCATgcttcagctgctacgctgaagcggtgtgtacctgactccctgttgccaaaCTCCAGCCTGGATATTGACTACTCTGACGTCTCCAACTCAGACCCCAGCTCAGGACTATCAGGGCACCGGGATAGACCTTAAAAAAATGAGGctgtcccggctaaactgggACGTCTGGTTACCCTAGGGCAGTGATTCTCAACCGGGGTCCCGCGGAAACCTGGGGCTCTGTGGAGtggtcccaggggttccgcctagCCGCCCAAGCAGTTTCttggccctccccttccccacggcTTTCgctacccctttctctcccttccccaggcTCCCACCCCCCAGAGCCCACTCACAGCCTCGCTCTAGCAGTTCGGCACTTGCAGTCCTCGCCACCGTTGCCTCTTGCCTCTAGCCGCCACCCGCAACCGCATCCTGCACACCTCCGccgtatggggggagagagggagatgggaaatgtgagatgcaggggcgggggatttatatgggagatgcaggtggggtgatgtatgggagatgcagggggggtaatATAAGGGAGATGCAAAGGGGGGTTatatgagggagatgggggaTGCATGGGGGGATATGAGTGTGATGGGATgcagggggtgatatgagggtgctgtgaggtgcagggtgggtatatgagggtgATGGGAGATACAGTGGGGTGGGTGtatgagggtgatgtgagatgcaggggggtgggtatatgagggtgatgtgaaatgcaggggggtgggtatatgaaagtgatgtgagatgcaggggggtgggtatatgaggtgATGATGaatgtgctgggggagatatgaggatgatgatgatgaggtgtgctgggggagatatatgaggatgatgaagggtgctgggggagacatgatgttgatgatgatgatgatgatgatgatgatgatgatgatgatgatgatgatgatgatgatgatgatgatgatgatgatgatgatgatgatgggtgctgtgGGAGATATGAGAATGATAATGAgtggttctgggggagatatgatgatgaagattttacccatgcggcccgatttgaaaaaaatatgtatttgggagagagggagggtgggggtctttcaaaaatgtattgaagtggtgggggcatttttaatatgtattggtgccGGCGggaatttttattatgtattgcggtgTGTGGTaacatgtatttagggggtggttttttttggtatatattttgtgg from Ascaphus truei isolate aAscTru1 chromosome 6, aAscTru1.hap1, whole genome shotgun sequence encodes:
- the LOC142498075 gene encoding indolethylamine N-methyltransferase-like, translating into MDSSLHKHYHDEEFDPRGFIDTYFYNGTNDMFEEVVVYLITQLFKMFSSEINVIEFTDANIREFEMWRNKEPGAADWSHAAKIVCELEGKSEEWEGKEDKARRAVKRVVKCDLTKDNPLEPVVLPQVDCLLCIFVLQVVSKDHQAFCSNLKKLASMLKTGGHMLLIGTYNNSGYMVGEHKFFSLSYDEAFIREAVCDAGFIIENLEALPTKKTSTFSDYDHVMFLIACKEREV